The following coding sequences lie in one Megalodesulfovibrio gigas DSM 1382 = ATCC 19364 genomic window:
- a CDS encoding class I SAM-dependent methyltransferase: protein MNAYDDCRCFTVEAAGVRWQLASLADLETLWDRLADDEEDDDLLDTDPAALRRRRQFEADERLPYWTELWPSSYLLAQWLERSQSRICGRRCLDLGCGLGFTALVGSRLGARVTAMDYEADALAFARRNTVENQAHLDGRAPAWLCMDWRAPAFRKRVFDVVWAGDVVYEHRFIPPVADFLDRVVAPEGVAWIAEPDRAVYRPFIEAMHRRGFDASKAYAAKVHARNWPAGGVPASLWEFRRR from the coding sequence ATGAACGCATACGACGACTGCAGATGCTTCACCGTGGAGGCCGCCGGCGTGCGCTGGCAGCTCGCCAGCCTGGCGGACCTGGAAACCCTCTGGGACCGTCTGGCCGACGATGAAGAAGACGATGACCTGCTGGACACAGACCCCGCGGCCCTGCGCCGCCGCCGGCAATTTGAAGCGGACGAACGCCTGCCGTACTGGACGGAGCTGTGGCCCTCCAGCTATCTCCTGGCCCAGTGGCTGGAGCGCAGTCAGTCGCGCATCTGCGGCCGCCGCTGTCTGGACCTCGGCTGTGGCCTGGGCTTTACGGCCCTGGTGGGCAGCCGCCTGGGCGCCCGGGTGACGGCCATGGATTACGAGGCCGATGCCCTGGCCTTTGCCCGGCGCAACACGGTAGAAAATCAGGCGCACCTTGACGGCCGCGCCCCGGCTTGGCTGTGTATGGACTGGCGCGCCCCGGCCTTCCGCAAACGGGTGTTCGACGTGGTCTGGGCCGGGGATGTGGTGTACGAGCACCGCTTCATCCCGCCCGTGGCCGATTTTCTGGATCGCGTGGTGGCCCCCGAGGGCGTGGCCTGGATTGCCGAGCCAGACCGCGCCGTGTATCGCCCGTTCATCGAAGCCATGCACCGCCGCGGGTTCGATGCCTCCAAGGCCTACGCGGCCAAAGTCCATGCCCGCAACTGGCCCGCCGGCGGCGTGCCGGCCAGCCTGTGGGAGTTCCGCCGCCGCTGA